Within Theobroma cacao cultivar B97-61/B2 unplaced genomic scaffold, Criollo_cocoa_genome_V2, whole genome shotgun sequence, the genomic segment GTTTATTATTGTATTCACTTTTTTAGAAGATCGTGAGATTAGAATCGATGAATTAACTATATACAGAATTAGGCAAGGAATGTTTGATGGTGTTGATTTAATTTAAGATGCAAGGAGGGCGATGCgtgtaataataaaaaatctcCAAAAGTCAAGTttgttgttgaaaactaataatGAAAGGCGTGTGAAAATGCATGCTGTGGTTCGTGATTTTGTTTATTGGATGACGTCGAGAGGAAAAAACACAGTCATGATGAAAAGTGGGTTAAAACTATGACCTACGAGTGAAAGTTTTCAAATGTTACACAAAATCTCATTAatgaagaacaaaataaatatttttcttgacaAATTGAAGgtttcaaatcccattaattataaagtttTCGATTTTATTagattatgattataattatgATAGCTGGAGTTTAGTAAGAGTACCAAATATGTTTTTTCAAAGAATGAAAGCCCTCAAAGTTTTAGTTCTTATAAGTGTGTTGGTGTCATTGGAAGAATCACAATTCTTCACAAACTTTCGAACTCTATACTGGGAAAATTGTGAGCTGGAGAATGCTTCAGCATTGGGAATTTGAAAGAACTTGAATTTATTATTACTCCTTTTTCTGATATCAAGAAGCTACCTTATGAATTATGGGAATTGACTACTCTAAGATTTCTGGTTATAAGGAATGAGTCTGAGAGTTTTGATTTACCCCAAACTTGCAACCAACGTGAGTAGTAGATCGGACTCTTATAATATTGCTTTCAagtattatttattattaatcttatttatttttctactgTTATACTCTATGAAAATCTTTGTAAAAGTAATTGCaatgtttaataaatttatattataaattattatcattaaagtagaattttttaaaagaaattaattaaaaaaaagaaaaactcttAATACATTTAcctttcaattaaaatttaaatcaaatatataaaaagtatATAATAATGTCGATAGCCCATGATGGCCGAAGAGCTTCTAGAGGGAGCATTAATAGCACATGAGAAGTGTGAGCCATGTTGTCAATTTGTCTTGTACAGAGaaccttctctttttttttttttctttttctgtctCAAACATTGAATGCATTCATACCTTTTATTTTGCCCATATTAAAACCTGCCTTTTGTCACGAGTTCTTTCAGTATTTAAGCAGCAAGCGCTGGGTCTAATGGCCGCACAAACACTTCCATCTTATCTTTGCAAACAGGAGCTCGTGATCAACAATGGCATGTGNGCGTGATCAACAATGGCATGTGGGCACACTTCGATTGCTGATACTGCTGCTGTTGCTGCTGCTCGATCAAATGTTTCATACGAGCGTACCTTGGTCAGCGTCGAGTATGTACGTGTGAACAATATTGATAAAGAGACTCCTGGTCACCTCTACGGAACTGTGAAGGTCAAGGGCTTTTGGGGTCTTCATACGGTGTATGATCGGAGTTCAAGTGACTACGAGAGCAAAGGTCCTGGCGAATTCGCCACATTGACAGGCCATACAAAAAGCTCTTgctgaaatttattttaagaacaGACACCATTTGAAAACATCGAAACACCCttctaatatattttttagaaaGATAGTTTTTCTAGCATCAGTGCTAGTGTGCCATCCATAATCTCAAATCTTTTGGTTTAAGACTATTGTTGGCATCAACCTAACCTGAGCTTCAAAAGACAGAGACTATTCACACCTCATTCTGCTGAAAAGACTTTGGTAGAAGTCTGTCCTAACCTGGCAGAAGCACCCTCCTAATATTAACAAGATGCTCTAGTTTTACTTATCTAATCGTATCATCCGCAAATTGTAATCAtattgaaaagaaagataaaaaaagaacaCCCTTATTTTAAGCCTCTCTTTAAATTAATTGGTTTGGTCGGTAACCCATTAACCAAAATTGAGACTTTAGCAATTGTGATACAATCTTCAATCCACCTCTTCCATTTATCTCCATTAAGGTATGcttcattaaaataattcgAAAAAAGCTTGTTGAtctcttttttactttcaatGTCTTTAATGATTATATCTTGAAATCTTACGAAAAGACATTTAAGAGCACATACATGAAgtcaatttttcataattagAATTCAATATGGTATTAAGTATTATTAACGGATTCAGCTTTGttcaatttattcatatttttattatataaattataatataatacaataatattgattatttaatttttgaccCTATAAATGTTTAATAATATACTATGTGTAGCATTTTAGTatgatataatttttatattagatTCTAAAATATgtgaataaatatatattaaaattttattctaaatttctaacgtttattataaaatttcatcattttttacaCATTTTTTTTACCAATAACTGtggatatttttatatttgtccATATATGCATCCATTATCCGTGAATGGTTGGTTGTTATGGGTGCTCTTATCCTTTGGTCATATCCGGTAAGTAGCTAGAGAGATACTTTTCTATGAAAGTCATTGAATCGAGCAAGCAAGTATGTGGGGAATAAATGGACCACAGGGGAAAAATGATtgcaaaatgacaaaaatacaaAGGACAGAAACAGAGGGATCACAGGGAAAGATGATtgcaaaatgacaaaaataaaaaggacgGCAACAGAGGGATCACAAGGAAAAATGATtgcaaaatgacaaaaatacaaAGGACAGCAACTGAGGCATCACATCAATTATTCAATAATTTCTATATTCAAAGTGTTTTTGCTACCTGAAGAAGAATCATCTGTTGTTTCTTAATTCCCTCTGCTAGTGGGCTTCTGCTTATTTCTACTTGCGTTTTCTTTTTACCAAAATACAAGCTTAACCTTATTGTATTTATTTGCTTTGGTCTGTATTtctactttttaaaatttaattaatgcaTATATGAAATAAAAGGCTGCtccttatttcttattttttttcccaataAGTTGacgaaataaaataaataaattagatttGAGTCAACcccaaattaaataaaataaataattttctttttatcaaatCGACTCTCCGATTTAGATTATAACACATTCAAAcccaaattaatttcaatGACATAGTGCTTACATGCCTGGATGATAATACTTCATTTACGAGCTAATGTCCTTCAACCAttaagtataatttttttaaggaaattaaattaaaaaaagtaaaactctaaatatatttactttttaattaaaatttaaatcaaaatatataaaaattatataataatgtTGATAGCACCATGATGGCCAAAGAGCTCCTAGAGGGAGCGTTTAGCACATGAGAAGTGTGAGCCATGTTGCCAAGTTGTCTTGTACGGCTTGTACAGTGAACCGCCTCACCCACAAGAAAACGTCCTTCTTTTGAATGCATTCATACCTTTTATTTTGCCCATAATAAAACGTGCCTTTAGTCCCGAGTTCTTTCAGTATTTAAGCAGCAAGCACTGGCTCTAATGGCCACACAAACACTTTCATCTTATCTTTGCAAACAAGAACGAGTGATCAACAATGCCAGGTGGGCACGCTTCAGCTGCTTTCAATGTAGATGAAAATGATTACCAGAGATTTATCGAGGGCCTAAGATCCATACTTTCATTCTCCAGATCACACAGTATCGGTGTGCTCAGGCCACAGACAGAGCCTGTAAGCTGGTTAGATATTCGCCTAACTTCTGGTGATTCCACCATCTTCTTGAGAATCGATCAGAGAGATCTATACGTGCGTGGCTATTCGAGAGATAACGGTGGAACATTTTGGGAGTTTTCAGATTCATCTCTGATTTCTGGATCGAGACGTCTCGCTTATAGCGGAAGCTATGTAGATGGTTACAACGTGGTTCGTGCTGCCGGCGGAGATGTTACCCGTGGAACTCTTCAACTGGGTTATCAAAATTTGAGGAATGCCATTGCTAACCTAGCAAGAACAGAGGACCCGAACTCGACCCAAAACAATGGACTGCAGAATTGTGCTAGAGCACTGCTGATTCTAACTCAAATGATTTCTGAATCCACTAGGTTTCCATTAATCACCAACCATATTGTCACAAACTGGCACAATTCTGCACCACTTACTAGACAACTCGTCCGCTTGCAACAGTCCTTTGGCACTTTTTCTAGTGCTGTCCAACGTGCTGACTTCCCCAACTGGACAGCTAATACACCCTTGCCTAACATCCCTGAACCTAACGAAGCCAACATTTGGACCGTAGGTCAAGCCATTGCCGCAGTTGGGATTTTGATAAATGTCCCGCGCACAAGCAGCCGCATGAAACGCCAAGCTGATGTTGATGTTGGCAATGCTCGTAATGCGGATACTGCTGTTGTTGCTGCTGCTGATACAAATGTTTCATACGTGCGTACCTTGGTGAGCATTGAGTATGTACGTGTGAACAATATTGATAGTGAAGATCCTGGTCAACTTTACGGAACAGTGAAGGTCAAGGACTTTTGGGGCGTTCATCAGGTGTATGATCGGAGTTCAAGTGACTACGAGAGCAAAGGTC encodes:
- the LOC108663967 gene encoding uncharacterized protein LOC108663967 codes for the protein MPGGHASAAFNVDENDYQRFIEGLRSILSFSRSHSIGVLRPQTEPVSWLDIRLTSGDSTIFLRIDQRDLYVRGYSRDNGGTFWEFSDSSLISGSRRLAYSGSYVDGYNVVRAAGGDVTRGTLQLGYQNLRNAIANLARTEDPNSTQNNGLQNCARALLILTQMISESTRFPLITNHIVTNWHNSAPLTRQLVRLQQSFGTFSSAVQRADFPNWTANTPLPNIPEPNEANIWTVGQAIAAVGILINVPRTSSRMKRQADVDVGNARNADTAVVAAADTNVSYVRTLVSIEYVRVNNIDSEDPGQLYGTVKVKDFWGVHQVYDRSSSDYESKGPGGFATLTGPSTGISGDDVFGISVNLWDHDSLSPDDEIAEGDIVWEPRNENLTFANYDKRLEKDVAGKYGNVTVGYSVVRQALNATVKVLLINGDNESSAEVYGTIKASQVIGGSSTSFTLFEKSSGEYVPVKPYQSIPLTRSVVVAPVSSGLTITADLWDYDTLSHDDQIAKGSLHFDAWVGTQARSIYGQYGEVEVYVTFE